The Primulina huaijiensis isolate GDHJ02 chromosome 17, ASM1229523v2, whole genome shotgun sequence genome window below encodes:
- the LOC140963656 gene encoding acyltransferase GLAUCE-like yields the protein MAIILPNSAMQDLKVTFQESTLVFPAQESAEKKSIFLSNIDQILNYRIPTANFFSADPKFPPESVAKRLKTALEKVLVFFDFMAGRLKLNQESGRLEIECNSAGAGFVVASSEYSLEEIGELGCPNLGFQQLAVHSLKNLVLSSADDHDDQPLCIFQVTSFKCGGFAFGMSVNHILHDGISAKTFSEILASQALDEDKPFPFTPCLDRRLLAARSPPTVEYPHPEFFKPQLPDSSPPVFDCKRETLDYIILKFTPNDITYLKQKATKDTKKKISSFVVVAALVWRCKALSYMQEHNKEESDRVSTLLNVVDLRSRLNNPPLPLPYCGNAVLLAYSSAKCSDIEHGPFSNLAEMVSAAPARVTSEYARSVIDSMEIHKLLPCGEYMVSSWLKLGFDQVEYPWGKPLYSCPVASHRKDICWIFPDSHGINALVSLPPPDMDKFKSHFQNFFV from the exons ATGGCAATTATCTTGCCCAATTCTGCCATGCAAGACCTTAAGGTCACATTCCAAGAATCCACGCTGGTTTTCCCAGCACAAGAGTCAGCTGAGAAAAAATCCATCTTCTTGTCCAACATAGATCAAATTCTGAATTACAGAATCCCCACAGCAAATTTTTTCTCCGCTGACCCGAAGTTCCCACCCGAATCTGTGGCCAAAAGACTCAAAACTGCGCTGGAAAAAGTGCTCGTCTTCTTCGACTTCATGGCCGGAAGACTGAAGCTGAACCAGGAATCCGGGCGGCTGGAGATAGAGTGCAACTCGGCCGGGGCTGGCTTTGTGGTGGCCTCTTCTGAGTACTCACTTGAAGAGATAGGCGAATTGGGTTGTCCCAATCTGGGATTCCAGCAACTTGCTGTCCACTCTCTAAAGAATCTGGTGCTGTCTTCCGCTGATGATCACGATGATCAACCGCTCTGCATTTTTCAG GTAACATCATTTAAGTGTGGAGGTTTTGCATTTGGAATGTCGGTGAATCATATACTGCATGACGGAATAAGTGCTAAAACCTTCAGTGAGATTCTAGCTTCCCAAGCATTGGACGAAGACAAGCCCTTCCCTTTCACTCCATGCCTCGACCGCCGCCTCCTTGCTGCCAGATCTCCGCCCACTGTTGAGTATCCACATCCAGAGTTTTTCAAACCTCAACTCCCCGATTCCAGCCCACCTGTTTTCGACTGTAAACGGGAAACATTGGACTACATAATCTTGAAATTCACACCAAATGATATCACCTATCTAAAACAGAAGGCAACAAAAGATACAAAGAAGAAGATCTCCAGTTTCGTCGTGGTGGCGGCGCTCGTGTGGCGATGCAAAGCCTTATCGTATATGCAGGAGCACAACAAAGAAGAATCAGACAGAGTGTCCACTTTGCTGAACGTGGTGGACTTAAGGTCCAGGCTGAATAACCCACCTCTGCCTCTGCCATACTGTGGCAACGCAGTTCTGCTTGCTTATTCATCCGCAAAATGCTCAGACATAGAACACGGGCCGTTCTCAAATCTGGCGGAAATGGTGTCAGCAGCTCCGGCGAGAGTGACGAGTGAGTACGCAAGATCTGTCATAGATTCGATGGAGATACACAAATTACTCCCATGTGGTGAGTATATGGTGAGTTCATGGCTAAAATTAGGGTTTGATCAGGTGGAGTATCCATGGGGGAAGCCATTATACAGCTGCCCGGTGGCCAGCCATAGGAAGGATATCTGTTGGATTTTTCCTGACAGCCATGGAATCAATGCCTTAGTTTCATTGCCTCCTCCGGACATGGACAAATTCAAATCCCACTTCCAAAACTTCTTTGTTTGA
- the LOC140962943 gene encoding fatty acyl-CoA reductase 2, chloroplastic-like: MEALSLSSSIPVPLNGAVNVSNYSKNKNKNNKSVVVFCQSGNNHARKFSGISSVFTETSSLISSDHGAATFMEASSLVLSPEGKDVEMHDDGIGIVKFLKGKSFLITGATGFLGKIIVEKILRTAPDVHNIFVLIKAKNKEAAIGRLKNEIINTELFKRLKQTHGKSYQAFMLSKLVPVVGNICESNLGLDEEASDLISKQVNVIINSAANTTFDERYDTALDINTGGPMRLMSFARKCQKLKLFLHLSTAYVNGQRQGRVMEKPFSLGESIAGDHIHHRLNVEDEIKLVLESKQALGDDAALLQKMKDLGIQRANKFGWQDTYVFTKAMGEMMINNIRGNIPVVVIRPSVIESTYKEPFPGWMEGNRMMDPIILHYGKGQLTGFLGDPNGVLDVVPADMVVNATLAAMVKHGASGKAETSIYQIASSVVNPLVFRELAKLVFEHFNSLPFIDSTGVPVRVPQIKLFSSMDDFSSHLWRHAINRTGLGALSNLDGKLSQKLQLICRKSVEQAKNLATIYEPYTFYGGRFDNSNTKRLMGSLSTEEQLQFGFDVESIDWKDYISNVHIPGLRRHVMKGRGLSS, translated from the exons ATGGAGGCTTTGTCTCTCAGTTCTTCCATCCCCGTTCCGTTAAACGGCGCTGTGAATGTCTCAAACtatagtaaaaataaaaataaaaataacaagaGTGTGGTGGTGTTCTGTCAAAGTGGCAATAATCATGCTAGGAAGTTCAGCGGGATTTCTTCTGTTTTCACGGAAACGTCATCGTTGATTAGCTCGGATCATGGGGCGGCCACTTTTATGGAAGCTAGTAGTCTGGTTTTGAGTCCGGAAGGGAAGGATGTGGAAATGCACGATGATGGTATTGGCATTGTCAAGTTTCTTAAAGGGAAGTCCTTTCTTATCACTGGTGCTACTGGATTTTTGGGAAAAA TTATCGTTGAGAAAATACTTAGGACAGCACCAGATGTCCATAATATATTTGTCTTGATCAAGGCTAAGAACAAAGAAGCTGCTATTGGGAGGTTGAAAAATGAA ATAATAAATACGGAGCTTTTCAAGCGCCTGAAACAAACTCATGGAAAATCATATCAAGCTTTCATGCTGAGCAAGTTGGTTCCTGTGGTTGGAAATATTTGTGAATCGAATCTTGGTTTAGATGAGGAAGCGTCTGATTTGATCAGCAAACAGGTTAATGTGATAATAAATTCTGCAGCTAATACAACATTTGATGAAAG GTATGATACAGCTCTCGACATAAACACTGGTGGACCTATGCGCTTAATGAGTTTTGCTAGAAAATGCCAGAAACTTAAGCTCTTCCTGCATCTATCCACAG CTTATGTTAATGGACAAAGGCAAGGCAGAGTCATGGAAAAGCCTTTCAGCTTAGGTGAAAGTATAGCAGGTGATCACATACACCACAGATTGAATGTGGAAGATGAAATAAAGCTAGTCTTGGAATCAAAGCAAGCTCTTGGAGATGATGCAGCACTGCTTCAGAAAATGAAAGATCTAGGGATACAAAG AGCAAACAAATTTGGATGGCAAGATACATATGTTTTTACGAAGGCAATGGGAGAGatgatgataaataatattagaGGCAACATACCAGTTGTCGTAATCAGACCAAGTGTCATCGAGAGCACTTACAAAGAACCATTCCCCGGTTGGATGGAGGGGAACAG GATGATGGATCCCATTATTCTTCACTATGGAAAGGGTCAGCTCACGGGTTTTCTGGGTGACCCAAATGGAGTTCTTGATGTG GTTCCAGCAGATATGGTTGTGAACGCAACTTTGGCAGCCATGGTTAAGCATGGGGCATCTGGAAAAGCAGAAACTAGCATATATCAGATAGCTTCATCTGTTGTGAACCCCCTAGTTTTCAGGGAACTGGCTAAGCTAGTATTCGAGCACTTCAATTCTCTGCCATTCATCGACTCAACTGGGGTCCCAGTTCGTGTTCCACAAATAAAGCTGTTCAGCTCCATGGATGACTTCTCCTCTCACCTTTGGAGGCATGCTATTAACCGAACTGGATTGGGGGCTTTGTCCAATCTTGATGGAAAGTTGTCACAGAAACTCCAACTCATTTGCAGAAAATCAGTGGAGCAAGCCAAAAATCTGGCTACTATTTATGAACCCTATACATTCTATGGTGGCAG GTTTGATAACAGCAACACTAAAAGATTGATGGGATCTTTGTCTACCGAAGAACAACTACAATTTGGATTTGATGTGGAGAGTATAGATTGGAAAGATTACATCTCTAATGTTCATATTCCGGGGTTGAGAAGGCATGTGATGAAGGGTAGAGGTTTGAGCAGCTGA
- the LOC140962945 gene encoding lipid phosphate phosphatase delta, with the protein MESITGWQVTILCGIALWIVVSSILNLTGKIRSLTQPWVSHCVLSGTPIILRIQKCQNTYLDALFSGMSCVVSVPFYTAFLPFLFWTGHCKLARQMTLLMAFCDYIGNCTKDVVSAPRPSSSLVRRLTATKDEEENAMEYGLPSSHTLNTVCLSGYLLHYILSYSGYNVYTAVMGFSMVCLVVGLIGLGRIYLGMHSLIDVIVGLAMGLGILAIWLTMSEYLDNFIVSGPNVASFWATLSFLLLFAYPTPECSTPSFEFHTAFNGVSLGIVIGVHLTFHQFHHENVAQIFSPQLPVPTFVGRILLGIPTILVVKYCSKALAKWIIPILANALGIQIRSTSYLPALKGGMSPDKKLGEVKQSGYVQKLFFFSEQTSFDVDTGIRFIQYSGLAWSVVDLVPSLFSFLGL; encoded by the exons ATGGAAAGCATCACAGGGTGGCAAGTAACTATTCTTTGTGGGATTGCATTGTGGATCGTGGTTTCTTCGATTTTAAATCTGACTGGAAAGATCAGATCTTTAACCCAGCCATGGGTTTCGCACTGTGTCCTTTCTGGCACTCCCATTATTCTCAGGATCCAG AAATGCCAGAATACGTATTTGGATGCCTTGTTTTCTGGGATGTCTTGTGTTGTTTCCGTGCCTTTTTACACTGCTTTTCTTCCTTTCCTTTTCTGG ACCGGGCATTGCAAATTGGCTAGGCAGATGACTCTCTTGATGGCCTTCTGTGATTACATCGGAAACTGTACAAAG GATGTAGTATCGGCACCTAGACCTAGTTCTTCACTTGTTAGGAGATTAACAGCGACCAAAGACGAGGAAGAGAATGCAATGGAATACGGATTACCTTCTTCGCACACTCTTAATACCGTTTGCTTGTCAGG GTATCTGCTTCATTACATTCTGTCCTACTCTGGTTATAATGTCTACACTGCTGTAATGGGATTCAGCATGGTTTGTCTGGTTGTGGGACTCATTGGCTTGG GAAGGATATACCTGGGAATGCATAGCTTGATTGATGTTATTGTTGGTCTAGCTATGGGATTGGGGATCCTGGCAATTTGGCTCACTATGTCTGAATACTTGGATAATTTCATAGTCTCGGGTCCAAATG TTGCATCATTTTGGGCTACCCTTAGCTTCTTGTTACTCTTTGCCTACCCAACGCCTGAATGTTCGACCCCTAGTTTTGAGTTCCATACCGCCTTCAATGGTGTTTCCTTGGGAATT GTAATTGGGGTCCACCTGACCTTTCATCAGTTTCACCATGAAAATGTGGCACAAATATTTTCCCCTCAGTTGCCAGTTCCCACATTTGTTGGTAGAATTCTTTTGGGCATTCCAACCATTCTTGTCGTGAAGTATTGCAGCAAGGCTCTTGCGAAATGGATTATACCCATTCTTGCGAATGCTCTGGGAATTCAAATAAGATCAACGAGCTATTTACCTGCTTTAAAAGGTGGGATGTCTCCTGATAAGAAGTTGGGTGAAGTGAAGCAATCAGGGTATGTCCAGAAACTCTTCTTTTTCTCCGAGCAGACTTCATTTGACGTTGATACTGGCATAAGGTTCATTCAGTATTCTGGTCTTGCATGGTCTGTTGTTGACCTTGTTCCTTCTCTATTTTCTTTCCTCGGCTTGTGA